Genomic DNA from Hymenobacter jejuensis:
ACGGGTCGCCCACCACCAGCGGGAACGCGGCGGTGCCTTCCATCTCGCCAGCCACCAACCGATCCAGTAGTTCCCGCCACCTGTCTAAGTCGGGTGTGTAGAGATGGGCCGTCAGCAGGTCGGATTTTAGGCGGCCTTCGTAAGAAATGTGGTGCCAGCCGTCGTTGTCGATTACCAAAAATTGCGGATACCGAATCTGCATATAGTGGTAAGTATCAACGATATACTTGCGGGTTTCGGGATTGGTAGCAATGTCCTGGGCGCCCCAGTCTTCGTTGTAGAGGCTCCAGCATACCACCGACGGGTGCGTTTCGATCAGGTCGACCATGCGTAGCAACTCGGCCCGGTGATTTTCGCGGCTGCGCGGAGTCGAGCTGTGCGGACTCGGCACTTCTACCCACAGCAGCAGGCCCAGCTCATCGGCGAGATTGTATATGCGCGGGTCGATGCCGGCAATGTGGACGCGTACGAGGTTGCAACCCAGCTTTTTCATGGCGTACATATGCCGGCGCATCTCCTCGTAAGTGGCGGTGCCAGGCTGGTACAGAATGCCGTCGAGGTAGGTCGGCTTGTTGTTGAGGTACACGTAGCGCCCCCGCGATTCAATTTTGCGCAGTCCAAAGTTGGCTTCGATCTGAGCTGCGTAGCCTTCGGAGTCAATTAATTGAGCAACAAGACGATACAGATTGGGCGCGTCCGGCGACCACAGCCGGGCTCCCGGCAATTCTATCACCACGCGCTGGTAGGTCTGGCCGGCCTCCAGGCGCATCGGAAAGTCGGAGGTTACCAGGGGTTCCTTGGTAAGAGGCTCGCGGTCAAATACTTGCAATCGGATGGTGTAAGCCCCCGGATCGTGAATGCGCATGGTAAGGTTGAAACGCACGAGTTGGTCTTCCACCACGCTCACCACGCCCACGCGCGAACGCAAGCGGTTGCGCTCCACCATTTCTAACCATACGCTGCGTGTGGCGCCGGTATAAGTTTGGTACCAGATGCCGCCGCGTTTGTACACGTGCGACTCCTGTTTGCCACGCGGCGTTTCCGCATCCATTGTGTCGGCAATGCGCACCGTGAGGCGGTTGCCTAAATGCAGGTACTCTTCTGGAAGCTCATAGGAGAAAGAAGTATACTCTCCGTAATGCACTTCCTCGCCCTCTATCGTGCTGAGTAAGTGCCCGTTAAGCCAGACGCGGGTTTCGTAGCCACAGGCTCCGAACGTGATCTGAAGCATCGAACAGGCCTGGGGCTCGTCGCGTTCGGGTAGGTTGAACTCGCGCTCGTACCAGACCACCACTTGGTCTTGCCAGCGGGGACCGCCTTTGGCTTCGGCCATGTGGTCTTCTACGGAGCCCGGCCACTGCGCAACGTGCTCATAGTCATGGCCTAAGTACCAGCCTTCGCGTAGCCCGCTGTCGTCGGTGTCGATAGCAAAACGCCACTCGCCATCCAGCAAAATGTGGTTGTTAAGGCGGAGAACCGCCCGGGGCAGCGGATTGACTTCTTCCTCAATGAGGTTTTCTTCCTCTTTGCTGACCGATAAGCCGTAATTGGAATGATCGAGATCCATGCAAGGTACTTTAAGACAAGGAGTTGCAATAAGTGTTGGAGGCAGTAACTACGTACCGACGGTTGCGTACCTACTTACGCCCAAATGAGCCGTCTGTTGTACAAACCACCTGCTGAGGGTTGTGTTTTTGGGCGAATCGGAGCGCGAAACCAGCATAGCTCGGCAGCTCGTTAGTAACGATGGCAGGCTCCGGAATGATGCGCCAGAGCATAAAAAAAGCCGCCAGCAACAACTGCTGACGGCTTATAACGAAGTGTTGGGGCATTTAGCTGCTAAATGCGCCGAATCGGCTAGGTTTTTTGCTTCTTCTTTTTAGCAGCCGGAAAGAGTATGTTGTTGAGTATCAATCGATAACCAGGTGAGTTGGGGTGTAGCGACAAGTCCGTTGGTTCTTCTTCCACCAAGTGCTGGTAGTCTTCCGGGTCGTGGCCGCCGTAGAACGTCCAAGTGCCTTTGCCCAGGGTGCCGTGCATGTAGCGCACCTCACCGGACGCTTTGTTGTCGCCCATAATTACCACATCGGGCTT
This window encodes:
- a CDS encoding glycoside hydrolase family 2 protein → MDLDHSNYGLSVSKEEENLIEEEVNPLPRAVLRLNNHILLDGEWRFAIDTDDSGLREGWYLGHDYEHVAQWPGSVEDHMAEAKGGPRWQDQVVVWYEREFNLPERDEPQACSMLQITFGACGYETRVWLNGHLLSTIEGEEVHYGEYTSFSYELPEEYLHLGNRLTVRIADTMDAETPRGKQESHVYKRGGIWYQTYTGATRSVWLEMVERNRLRSRVGVVSVVEDQLVRFNLTMRIHDPGAYTIRLQVFDREPLTKEPLVTSDFPMRLEAGQTYQRVVIELPGARLWSPDAPNLYRLVAQLIDSEGYAAQIEANFGLRKIESRGRYVYLNNKPTYLDGILYQPGTATYEEMRRHMYAMKKLGCNLVRVHIAGIDPRIYNLADELGLLLWVEVPSPHSSTPRSRENHRAELLRMVDLIETHPSVVCWSLYNEDWGAQDIATNPETRKYIVDTYHYMQIRYPQFLVIDNDGWHHISYEGRLKSDLLTAHLYTPDLDRWRELLDRLVAGEMEGTAAFPLVVGDPFFYRKQVPLVVSEWGGFGFPDYGGPLDSEARTERIRSFKQELRRRPIAGDVYTQATNIEDERNGLMNAQTGELWVPEGLLASHKEKELEAPAPKIG